The Deinococcus sp. KNUC1210 nucleotide sequence CGAGATTGCCACAATCAGGACCACAGACACGCGACCGGAAGCAAGCGAGAGGGAGGGCCGCCCCCGCCACCCTGACTCTCAGGATCACAGCCCTGTCTGATAACAACCCGTCTTCATATGAATAGAGGCCAGACATCTGACAGCAGAACAGGCACGCCTTTCGGGTGGAGCGTGCCTGTAGCTTCCGGCGCTAAACTGCAAGAAGTATTCCGGCTTTTACAGCATTCCTGCCAGAAATCCCTGTTTCCGAATGGCGCGGATCAGATCCATGATGGTGTGAAAGCTGGGGTCGTAATGGACTTCTATCTGTCCCTCGTCGGGAATGGCTTTGCTGACGCCGCCAAGGGCCAGCAGCGCCTCTGCCACGCGCACGCCTGCCTCGCGGTCCATGCCGCGCACGCCGATAAGTGTTCTGGTCATCTTCTGGGTCATATCGTCTCTAGCCTAACGTCTGCGGGGCTGCCGCTGTGTGATAGAGCCGTCTTCTGAAGAGGGAAAACGCGAGACCTCAGGAGATACGCCCGGCGTCCGTGTAGCCGCCCCCCGTGAAGCGCTCACCCGGCGCGGTCTGCTGGCGACTGCCCAGATGGTGAACGGCGTAGCGGCCCAGCACATGGCTGCCCTCGGCCTCGGCTGCCTGCTGAAGCTGGCTGGTAACGGCGTAGTGAATCTCGTAGACGGCGGCGTCGTAGGCGCTCTTGATGACCGCATGCAGCAGGGCCGCCCCTGTCTCGTCGGTCTGCTCTCCCAGGTCGGGGTGCAGCAGGCAGGCCGTCACCAGAATGATCGGTCGGTCGCCCATCCAGACGCTCTGAGCCAGCATCAGCCCCCTGAGTTGACCGTCTTCCTCGGCCACGAAACTGTGTTCGCTCCGCAGATAAAAGCGCAGCGAGGGCAGACTGGTTCTGAGGCGGCCTTCCTGCTCGCGTTCCGGCAGGGCGTCAAATCCCGGTTCCAGATGCCGCTGTACCGTCAGATCCAGCGTACTCAGGGCTTCAAAGTCGTCTTCTGTAAATACGCGGTAACGCATATTCCGAGCTTAGCGGCTGTGGCATGACAGGAGCATTCGCCAGCCGACACTCAGCGGAGAAGAACCGCCGAAAGTCTGTCCAGAACGACATTTTCACTTTCCGCGCTCCCGCCGGATGAAGGAACCTCGACCACTTCCTCTTTTCGGTGTTTGCTTTAGACTGCGCCGCATGACCGCGCCTTCTTCCCCAGCCCGTACCAAGCT carries:
- a CDS encoding heavy-metal-associated domain-containing protein; translation: MTQKMTRTLIGVRGMDREAGVRVAEALLALGGVSKAIPDEGQIEVHYDPSFHTIMDLIRAIRKQGFLAGML
- a CDS encoding DUF1999 domain-containing protein, whose translation is MRYRVFTEDDFEALSTLDLTVQRHLEPGFDALPEREQEGRLRTSLPSLRFYLRSEHSFVAEEDGQLRGLMLAQSVWMGDRPIILVTACLLHPDLGEQTDETGAALLHAVIKSAYDAAVYEIHYAVTSQLQQAAEAEGSHVLGRYAVHHLGSRQQTAPGERFTGGGYTDAGRIS